Sequence from the Candidatus Methylomirabilis sp. genome:
GTGTGGGCGGCCCGACCCTGGGTCGCTGAACGCAGGTCAGTGGCGTACCCAAACATCTCGGAGAGCGGCACATCCGCTTGAACCACCTGGGCGACAGATCTGGGTTCGATCCCGATCACCCGACCCCGACGCGAGTTCAGATTGCCGATAACCTCCCCGAGGAAAGCCTCCGGCGTTGAAACATCGACCCGCATAATCGGTTCCAGCAGCACCGGCTTCGCCCGACTGGTCGCCTCTTTGAAAGCCATTGAGCCAGCGATCTTGAACGACATCTCGGAGGAGTCCACCTCATGATACGATCCGTCAAAGAGAGTGACTTTGACATCAATGACGGGGTAGCCCGCCACCACCCCGGTATGCAATGCCTCCTTAATGCCTTTCTCCACCGCGGGAATATACTCTTTGGGCACCACACCACCCACAATCTTATTGACAAATTCGAATCCCGATCTGGCAGGGGAGGGTTCCACCTTGATCCAGACGTGTCCGTACTGTCCACGCCCACCGGTTTGCCGCACATACCGGCCTTCAGCCTCAGCCGAGACCGTCACGGTTTCACGATAGGCCACCTCGGGCTTGCCAACATTGGCCTCAACTCGGAACTCCCGTAGGAGCCTATCGACAATGATCTCGAGATGCAGTTCTCCCATCCCAGAGATAATCGTCTGGCCGGTCTCTTCGTCCGTGCTGGCGCGAAAGGTCGGATCCTCATTGGCCAACGCGGCGAGCCCGGTAGCCAGGCGGTCCTGCCCCTCTTTCGTCTTCGGCTCAATGGCCACAGAGATCACCGGCTCAGGAAACTCGATCGATTCCAGGATGATCTGGCTGGTCTCGTCACACAGGGTGTCACCCGTTCGGGCCCCTTTAAGTCCCACAGCGGCTGCAATATCACCAGCAGAAACCTCCTTGATCTCCTCGCGCTTATTAGCGTGCATCTGCAGCAGCCGCCCAATTCGCTCGCGACTGCCGCGCGAAGAGTTGTATACGTGGCTCCCTGAGGTGAGAGTACCTGAATAGACTCTAAAGAAGGCCAGTTGTCCCACATAGGGATCCGTCATAATCTTAAATACTAAGGCTGCGAAGGGCTCGCTTGCCTTCGGGACCCGCACGACAGATTTTGCGCCTGTCGAATCGAGGCCCTCGATGGGCGGCAGGTCAACCGGAGACGGGAGATAGTCCACCACGGCATCGAGCAATGGCTGGACACCCTTGTTCTTGAACGAGGCGCCAGCGAGAACCGGGACCAGCAGGAGTTTGAGCGCTGCGCTGCGAATCGCAGCCTTGATCTCCTCCGGTCCAACTGCGAGACCATCAACATAACGGGCGAGGAAGCTGTCGTCCACTTCAGCGATGGTCTCCAGCAGCCGTTCGCGAGCCTCCTGAGCCAGCGAACGCATCTCTTCAGAAATCTCATCCTCCCGGTAGTTCGCCCCCAGGGTCTCATCATCCCAGATCACCGCCTTCATCCGAATCAGGTCCACGACACCCTCGAAATGATCCTCTCGACCAATAGGAAGCTGCACAACCAATGGAACAGCCCCCAAACGCTCAGAAATCATCTGAACGCACTGATCGAAATTGGCTCCCATGCGATCCATTTTATTCACGAAGGCGATACGGGGAACACCGTACTTGTCCGCTTGGCGCCACACCGTCTCAGATTGGGGTTCCACGCCGGCCACCGCGTCAAAGAGGGCCACAGCCCCATCCAACACTCGAAGCGATCGCTCAACCTCAACCGTAAAATCAACGTGTCCCGGTGTGTCGATAATATTGATACGATGGTCCCGCCAGAAGCAGGTAGTGGTGGCTGAGGTAATCGTTATCCCTCGCTCGCGCTCCTGCTCCATCCAGTCCATCTCGGTGGAACCCTCGTGCACCTCGCCGATCTTATAGGTCTTGCCGGTATAGTACAGGATCCGCTCGGTGGTAGTGGTCTTCCCCGCGTCGATGTGGGCCATGATTCCGATGTTTCTGACTGTATCTATTGGATATGTCTCAGCCATGTCAGCATTCCAGAGTTTCGCGTTACGCGTTTCGGGTGGCGCATGCCAAATCGAGACTCCATACGCGAAACTCGAGACTGGCGGTTACCAGCGATAATGGGCAAACGCCTTGTTCGCCTCTGCCATCTTGTGCGTATCTTCCTTTTTCTTCACCGAGCTTCCACGGTTAGCCGCCGCCTCGATCAGCTCTGCAGCCAGCCGCTCTGCCATCGTCTTCTCGGTGCGCTTTCTCGAAAAGCCAATGATCCAACGGAACGCCAAGGATGTTCGGCGCTCCGCTCGGACCTCCACCGGTACCTGATAGGTCGCACCGCCTACTCGACGCGACTTGACTTCAAGCACCGGCTTGACGTTGTCCACGGCTTGTTTGAACATTCGCAGAGGATCGGTTTTCGCCCGATCCTCAATGATCTTCATCGATCCGTAGACAATCGACTCGGCAACGCTTTTCTTGCCTTGGATCATCATAGTATTGATAAACTTCGTAACCATTCGGTTGCTATAGACGGGATCAGCGAGGGTCTCTCGCTTCTCGGCTACCTTTCGTCTGGGCATTGAGCGTTCTCCGAAACAGTAAGTCTCACACGTGGCCAGAAAATTAAAATCGGCGCTTCAGGCAAGGTCCGTGAAGAACCGATTGTCTCTTCAGTACCGAAGGTTATTAACTGATCTTTGGTCTCTTGGCGCCGTAAAGGGATCGCCCCTGTTTGCGATCCTGGACTCCTGCCGTATCGAGAGCGCCGCGAATCACGTGATAGCGGACGCCCGGCAGGTCCTTGACGCGACCTCCCCTGATCAGCACAATGGAGTGCTCCTGCAGATTGTGACCGATTCCGGGAATATACGTTGTCACCTCAATCCCATTGCTAAGACGGACCCTGGTCACCTTTCGAAGGGCAGAATTCGGCTTCTTCGGGGTAGTCGTGTAGACACGGATACAGACCCCACGCCGCTGCGGACAGGCCTGAAGCGCCGGCGTCTTGGCCTTCTTGATCGCTGCAGCCCGACCCTTACGAACCAACTGATGAATGGTTGGCACCGTTCCTCCCTCTCTTAGGCAATCTGCTGATTATACAGACTCAATTTCTATTGTCAAGCTTTTTAATTACTCGTTTAGTTATCGAGTGGTGCGTCCAGTTCGTCTGGCCCCTCGTCAACGGCCACGTTCGGCCCCGTCAAGGCCTCCCTTGGCAGCGCGACCTCTGGCGTCGAAATCGTCGTCTCCCGGTACCACCTCATCCCTGTACCGGCCGGAATCAGTCGCCCCATGATGACGTTCTCTTTCAGGCCACGCAATTCATCCCTCGCCCCATTGATGGCGGCCTCTGTCAGGACCTTGGTGGTTTCTTGAAATGAGGCGGCAGAGATGAAGCTGTCAGTGGAGAGTGACGCCTTCGTAATCCCCAAGAGAAGCGGCTTGGCGGTGGCCGGGGTCCCCCCCGAGGCCATTGCCCGCTGGTTCTCTTCGAGAAAGATGGCCTTATCAACATGCTCGCCGACCAGGAAATTGGCATCGCCAATCGCCTCGACCCGCACTCGCTTGAGCATCTGCCTGACGATCACTTCAATATGCTTGTCGTTGATCTGTACCCCCTGGAGCCGGTAGACTTCTTGGATTTCATTCACCAGATACTTCTGGAGTTCCTGTTCGCCCAAGACGTCCAGGATGTCGTGCGGGTTAATGGGGCCGTCCATGAAGGGTTCGCCGGCTTTAACCTCGTCCCCCTCCAACACATTGATATGCCTGCGTCGAGCGATCAGGTATTCTCTAGCGTCCCCGTGCTCATCCCTGACGGAAAGCTTGCGCATCCCCTTGACGATCCCACCCAATTCTACACGACCGTCGATCTCAGAGATGACGGCAGCATCCTTTGGCCTACGTGCCTCGAAGAGCTCAGCCACCCGGGGGAGACCGCCCGTAATGTCCTTGGTTTTCATCGTCTCCCGCGGGATCTTCGACACGCTGTCGCCGGCCGACACCATCTGCCCCTCCGCCACCATGAGGTGAGCGCTGACAGGCAGCAGGCAGCGGAAGACGGTCGCGCCATGCTCGTCCTTAATCGAGATCCGAGGTTGCAGGTCCTCTCGTCCGTGCTCCACCACGACGCGCTGGGACAGGCCGGTGACCTCATCCACTTCCTCCCGAATGGTTACCCCATCAACGACATCCCGGAAGTGCACCTTTCCGCCGTGTTCTGCCAGGATCGCACTGGTAAAGGGATCCCATTCCATCAGTATCTGCCCCGCCTTCACCGTCGCGCTGTCCTCGACTTTCAAGTGGGCGCCGTAGACCGCCGGGTAGCTTTCTTTCTTGCGGCCCTTCTCGTCAATGATGCTGATCACGCCATTGCGGTTCATCACCACATAGTCGCCCTTGGCGGTCTTGACCGTGCGCAGGTTCGCGAACCTGACGATCCCCGCTCCCTTACACTCGAGCGTACTCTGCTCGACAGCGCGGCTCGCCGTACCTCCGATGTGGAACGTCCGCATGGTCAACTGGGTCCCGGGTTCACCGATAGACTGCGCCGCCAGGACACCGCATGCCTCCCCCAATTCTACCAGCCTACCGGTGGCAAGGTTACGACCGTAACACTTGATGCAGATGCCTCGTCGCGCCTCACAGGTGAGGACCGAGCGGATTTTGACCCTGTCGATACCGGCATTTTCGATCTTGCTGGCCAATACCTCAACGATCTCCTGGTTGCCCTCTACCAGCACCTCTCCCGTGAATGGGTCATGGATATCATCCAGGGCTACCCGACCGAGCATCCGGTCGCGCAGGGGCTGGATAACCTCGCCCCCTTCGATAAGAGGGGTGACCCATATCCCATTGGGCGTACCACAATCCACCTCGGTGACGATGACATCCTGCGCCACGTCCACCAGTCGGCGCGTCAGATACCCGGAATCGGCCGTCTTCAAGGCCGTATCGGCCAAGCCCTTTCGCGCCCCGTGAGTCGAGATAAAGTATTGAAGAACCGTGAGCCCTTCACGGAAGTTGGCGGTGATGGGGGTCTCAATAATCTCTCCGGATGGCTTGGCCATCAAGCCGCGCATACCGGCCAACTGCCTGATCTGCTGCCGGCTGCCTCTCGCGCCGGAGTCGGCCATCATGAAGACCGGATTGAATTCTCCCTTCTCCTCCGCCTCGATCTCCCGGAACATCTCATCCGACACGCGTTCGGTGACGTGGGTCCAGATATCGATGATCTTATTGTAACGCTCACCTTTGGTGATCAGACCATCCTGATACTCACGCTCAATCTTGACGATCTCCTTGTTGGCGTCGTCGATCAACTTACCCTTGGTGGATGGGATGAGCATGTCGTCGATGCCGATCGAGATACCGGCGAGCGTGGCGTACCTGAACCCGAGGTCCTTCAGGTTGTCCAGGAGCTTGACCGTTTCCGCATTCCCGAGGAGGTAGTGGCACTGCGCGATAAGACGGGTTAGCTCCCGTCTGTTCATCTCCTGGTTAATGAATCGAAGTGTCTCCGGCAGGTGTTCATTAAAAATGCAGCGTCCGGCGGTGGTCTCGATCAGTTCACCGTCGATGCGGACCTTGACGGAAGCCATCAGGGCTACCTCCTCGGCATCATAGGCAGCCTTGACCTCGTCCAGATCGGAGAACACGTGGCCCTCGCCCTTCTCGCCGGCCCTGCTCCTGGTCAGATAGTAGCAGCCCAGCACGATATCCTGGCTGGGAGCGGCAATGGGTGAACCGTTCGCCGGAGAAAGGACATTATGGGGAGCCAGCATCAGGACCGAGGCCTCGATCTGAGCCTCCGGCGACAGAGGCACATGGACGGCCATCTGGTCACCGTCGAAGTCGGCATTGAACGCTGCGCAGACCAGGGGATGGATCTTGATCGCTTCCCCTTCCACCAGCACGGGTTCGAAGGCCTGCACACCCAATCGATGCAACGTCGGGGCGCGGTTCAGGAGAACCGGATGCTCTCGGATCACCTCCTCCAGGGCATCCCATACCTCAGGCTTACCCTTTTCGACCAGCTTCTTCGCGCTCTTGATGGTGGTGACAACACCGTCTTTGAGGAGCTTCCTGAAGATGAAGGGTTTGAACAGCTCGAGCGCCATCTTCTTCGGCAGGCCGCACTGGTGCAGCTTCAATTCCGGCCCCACCACGATAACCGATCGCCCGGAGTAGTCCACCCTTTTGCCGAGCAGGTTCTGGCGGAAGCGTCCCTGCTTCCCCTTCAACATCTCGGAAAGCGACTTCAGAGGGCGATTGTTCTGTCCCTTCAACGCGCGGCCACGGCGGCCATTATCGAACAGGGCGTCCACCGCTTCTTGCAACATCCGCTTCTCGTTTCGGATGATGATGTCGGGCGCCCGGAGCTCAATGAGACGCCGGAGCCGGTTATTGCGGTTGATCACCCGCCGATAAAGATCATTCAGGTCCGATGTGGCAAATCGTCCTCCATCTAGGGGGACCAGCGGCCGAAGCTCAGGGGGGAGGACCGGAATCACATCCAGGATCATCCATTCCGGCTTATTGCCGGAATCGATGAAGGCTTCCACGATTCGCAGCCGCTTGGTGATCTTCTTACGATTCTGCTGAGAGGTCTCCTGGGGCATCTGCGCATGGAGGCCTTCCGCCAATTCACGGAGGTTCAACCGCTTGAGCAGTTCCCGAATAGCCCCTGCACCAATCCCCGCCTTAAAGCCATCCCCATACTCTTCACAGGCTTGGCGGTACTGCTCCTCGGTCAAGAGCTGTTTTAAGGAGAGGGGAGTCTTGCCAGGGTTGACCACTACATAGGCTTCGAAATAGAGGACCTTCTCCAGGTCACGGAGGGATATATCGAGGAGATAGCCGATTCGGCTGGGTACGCCTTTATAGAACCAGACGTGAACGACCGGAGAGACCAACTCGATGTGGCCCAGCCGCTGTCGCCGCGCTTTACTCCTGATCACCTCGACGCCGCACTTGTCGCAGACGACCCCCTTATGCTTGATGCCCTTATACTTGCCGCAGTTGCACTCCCAGTCCTTTGTCGGACCGAAGATCTTCGAACAGAAGAGGCCATCCCGCTCGGGCTTGAACGTCCGATAGTTAATGGTCTCCGGCTTCTTCACCTCTCCGAAGGACCACGATCGAATCTTCTCCGGTGAAGCAAGTCCGATCCGGATGGCCTTGAAGCTGGTGGGATCAATGGTCTTTTCGTCGTAGAACCCGAAAAACTTATCCAACTACGACCTCCACATCCCCTCGCGATTGCGAAATTCCGCACTCCGCAATCGGGGCAGGGCTACTCCTTTTTCAACTCGACATCCAGCGCTAAGCTTTGCAGCTCCTTGACCAGAACGTTAAAGGATTCCGGGAGTCCTGGCTCAAGGGTGCAGTCGCCCCTGACAATCGACTCGTACATCTTGGTTCGCCCCACCACATCATCTGACTTCACGGTCAGAATCTCTTGCAGGGTATGGGCGGCGCCGTATGCCTCCAGTGCCCACACCTCCATCTCGCCGAACCGCTGTCCACCGAATTGGGCCTTGCCCCCCAGGGGCTGTTGAGTGATCAGCGAGTAGGGACCAATGGAGCGAGCGTGAATCTTATCATCTACAAGATGAGCCAGCTTCATGAGGTAGATATAACCGACCGTCACCTCCTGATGGAACGGCTTCCCGGTTCGTCCGTCGTAGAGAACGGTCTTCCCCGTGACTGGGAGACCGGCTCGCTTGAGCCACGTCTTGATCTCTTTCTCCTTGGCGCCATCAAAGACCGGTGAGGCAACCCGCATTCCCATGGCCCCTGCCGCCCAGCCCAGATGAGTCTCCAGGATCTGGCCGACGTTCATCCTGGAAGGCACGCCAAGCGGATTCAGGACC
This genomic interval carries:
- the fusA gene encoding elongation factor G, producing MAETYPIDTVRNIGIMAHIDAGKTTTTERILYYTGKTYKIGEVHEGSTEMDWMEQERERGITITSATTTCFWRDHRINIIDTPGHVDFTVEVERSLRVLDGAVALFDAVAGVEPQSETVWRQADKYGVPRIAFVNKMDRMGANFDQCVQMISERLGAVPLVVQLPIGREDHFEGVVDLIRMKAVIWDDETLGANYREDEISEEMRSLAQEARERLLETIAEVDDSFLARYVDGLAVGPEEIKAAIRSAALKLLLVPVLAGASFKNKGVQPLLDAVVDYLPSPVDLPPIEGLDSTGAKSVVRVPKASEPFAALVFKIMTDPYVGQLAFFRVYSGTLTSGSHVYNSSRGSRERIGRLLQMHANKREEIKEVSAGDIAAAVGLKGARTGDTLCDETSQIILESIEFPEPVISVAIEPKTKEGQDRLATGLAALANEDPTFRASTDEETGQTIISGMGELHLEIIVDRLLREFRVEANVGKPEVAYRETVTVSAEAEGRYVRQTGGRGQYGHVWIKVEPSPARSGFEFVNKIVGGVVPKEYIPAVEKGIKEALHTGVVAGYPVIDVKVTLFDGSYHEVDSSEMSFKIAGSMAFKEATSRAKPVLLEPIMRVDVSTPEAFLGEVIGNLNSRRGRVIGIEPRSVAQVVQADVPLSEMFGYATDLRSATQGRAAHTMQFSRYEPVPAGIAGEIVARMGGRTGGR
- the rpsG gene encoding 30S ribosomal protein S7; its protein translation is MPRRKVAEKRETLADPVYSNRMVTKFINTMMIQGKKSVAESIVYGSMKIIEDRAKTDPLRMFKQAVDNVKPVLEVKSRRVGGATYQVPVEVRAERRTSLAFRWIIGFSRKRTEKTMAERLAAELIEAAANRGSSVKKKEDTHKMAEANKAFAHYRW
- the rpsL gene encoding 30S ribosomal protein S12, whose amino-acid sequence is MPTIHQLVRKGRAAAIKKAKTPALQACPQRRGVCIRVYTTTPKKPNSALRKVTRVRLSNGIEVTTYIPGIGHNLQEHSIVLIRGGRVKDLPGVRYHVIRGALDTAGVQDRKQGRSLYGAKRPKIS
- the rpoC gene encoding DNA-directed RNA polymerase subunit beta', with translation MDKFFGFYDEKTIDPTSFKAIRIGLASPEKIRSWSFGEVKKPETINYRTFKPERDGLFCSKIFGPTKDWECNCGKYKGIKHKGVVCDKCGVEVIRSKARRQRLGHIELVSPVVHVWFYKGVPSRIGYLLDISLRDLEKVLYFEAYVVVNPGKTPLSLKQLLTEEQYRQACEEYGDGFKAGIGAGAIRELLKRLNLRELAEGLHAQMPQETSQQNRKKITKRLRIVEAFIDSGNKPEWMILDVIPVLPPELRPLVPLDGGRFATSDLNDLYRRVINRNNRLRRLIELRAPDIIIRNEKRMLQEAVDALFDNGRRGRALKGQNNRPLKSLSEMLKGKQGRFRQNLLGKRVDYSGRSVIVVGPELKLHQCGLPKKMALELFKPFIFRKLLKDGVVTTIKSAKKLVEKGKPEVWDALEEVIREHPVLLNRAPTLHRLGVQAFEPVLVEGEAIKIHPLVCAAFNADFDGDQMAVHVPLSPEAQIEASVLMLAPHNVLSPANGSPIAAPSQDIVLGCYYLTRSRAGEKGEGHVFSDLDEVKAAYDAEEVALMASVKVRIDGELIETTAGRCIFNEHLPETLRFINQEMNRRELTRLIAQCHYLLGNAETVKLLDNLKDLGFRYATLAGISIGIDDMLIPSTKGKLIDDANKEIVKIEREYQDGLITKGERYNKIIDIWTHVTERVSDEMFREIEAEEKGEFNPVFMMADSGARGSRQQIRQLAGMRGLMAKPSGEIIETPITANFREGLTVLQYFISTHGARKGLADTALKTADSGYLTRRLVDVAQDVIVTEVDCGTPNGIWVTPLIEGGEVIQPLRDRMLGRVALDDIHDPFTGEVLVEGNQEIVEVLASKIENAGIDRVKIRSVLTCEARRGICIKCYGRNLATGRLVELGEACGVLAAQSIGEPGTQLTMRTFHIGGTASRAVEQSTLECKGAGIVRFANLRTVKTAKGDYVVMNRNGVISIIDEKGRKKESYPAVYGAHLKVEDSATVKAGQILMEWDPFTSAILAEHGGKVHFRDVVDGVTIREEVDEVTGLSQRVVVEHGREDLQPRISIKDEHGATVFRCLLPVSAHLMVAEGQMVSAGDSVSKIPRETMKTKDITGGLPRVAELFEARRPKDAAVISEIDGRVELGGIVKGMRKLSVRDEHGDAREYLIARRRHINVLEGDEVKAGEPFMDGPINPHDILDVLGEQELQKYLVNEIQEVYRLQGVQINDKHIEVIVRQMLKRVRVEAIGDANFLVGEHVDKAIFLEENQRAMASGGTPATAKPLLLGITKASLSTDSFISAASFQETTKVLTEAAINGARDELRGLKENVIMGRLIPAGTGMRWYRETTISTPEVALPREALTGPNVAVDEGPDELDAPLDN